The following coding sequences lie in one Arachis ipaensis cultivar K30076 chromosome B05, Araip1.1, whole genome shotgun sequence genomic window:
- the LOC107644047 gene encoding carbonic anhydrase, chloroplastic isoform X1, which translates to MSTSSVNGWCLSSISPAANTSVRRAALRPSVCAALSTPSSSSSSSSFPPLIQDRPVIAQPIITPTLPLREEMGKEYEEAIEELQRLLREKGELRATAAEKVEQITASLGTSSSGGIAASDAASERIKAGFIHFKKEKYDKNPALYGELAKGQAPKFMVFACSDSRVCPSHVLDFQPGEAFVVRNVANIVPPYDQTKYAGAGSAIEYAVLHLKVSEIVVIGHSACGGIKGLLSFPYDGAYSTDFIEEWVKIGLPAKTKVKAQHGDAPFAEQCFHCEKEAVNVSLGNLLTYPFVRDGLVNKTLALKGGYYDFVKGSFELWGLQFGLSSSFSVKDVATILHWKLY; encoded by the exons ATGTCGACCTCCTCCGTTAACGGTTGGTGTCTCTCTTCCATCTCTCCAGCTGCCAACACCTCCGTAAGGAGAGCCGCATTGCGCCCTTCCGTTTGCGCCGCCCTTAGCACCCCTTcgtcgtcctcctcctcctcctcttttcctCCTCTCATCCAAGACAGGCCTGTTATTGCTCAACCCATCATCACCCCGACTTTGCCCTTG AGAGAGGAGATGGGAAAGGAGTACGAGGAGGCTATTGAAGAACTTCAGAGACTCTTGAG GGAGAAGGGTGAGCTGAGGGCTACAGCAGCTGAGAAAGTTGAACAGATAACAGCTTCATTGGGAACATCATCTTCCGGTGGAATCGCTGCATCTGATGCAGCCTCTGAGAGGATCAAAGCTGGCTTCATTCACTTCAAGAAAGAGAAATATGA CAAGAACCCTGCTTTGTATGGTGAACTTGCCAAAGGACAAGCCCCCAag TTCATGGTGTTTGCTTGCTCTGATTCAAGAGTGTGTCCATCTCATGTGTTAGATTTCCAGCCCGGTGAGGCCTTTGTGGTCAGAAATGTTGCTAACATTGTCCCACCATATGACCAG ACAAAATACGCTGGAGCTGGTTCTGCTATTGAGTATGCAGTTCTGCATCTCAAG GTTTCCGAAATTGTGGTCATTGGACACAGTGCTTGTGGTGGTATTAAGGGACTCTTGTCTTTCCCATACGATGGAGCCTATTCAAC TGATTTTATTGAGGAGTGGGTCAAAATTGGCTTACCCGCCAAGACTAAGGTTAAGGCACAACATGGTGATGCACCTTTTGCAGAGCAGTGTTTTCACTGTGAGAAG gaAGCAGTGAATGTTTCACTTGGGAACCTTCTAACATACCCATTTGTGAGAGATGGATTGGTGAACAAGACACTGGCACTGAAAGGAGGATACTATGACTTTGTTA
- the LOC107644047 gene encoding carbonic anhydrase, chloroplastic isoform X2: MSTSSVNGWCLSSISPAANTSVRRAALRPSVCAALSTPSSSSSSSSFPPLIQDRPVIAQPIITPTLPLREEMGKEYEEAIEELQRLLREKGELRATAAEKVEQITASLGTSSSGGIAASDAASERIKAGFIHFKKEKYDKNPALYGELAKGQAPKFMVFACSDSRVCPSHVLDFQPGEAFVVRNVANIVPPYDQTKYAGAGSAIEYAVLHLKVSEIVVIGHSACGGIKGLLSFPYDGAYSTDFIEEWVKIGLPAKTKVKAQHGDAPFAEQCFHCEKEAVNVSLGNLLTYPFVRDGLVNKTLALKGGYYDFVKGSFELWGLQFGLSSSFSV, translated from the exons ATGTCGACCTCCTCCGTTAACGGTTGGTGTCTCTCTTCCATCTCTCCAGCTGCCAACACCTCCGTAAGGAGAGCCGCATTGCGCCCTTCCGTTTGCGCCGCCCTTAGCACCCCTTcgtcgtcctcctcctcctcctcttttcctCCTCTCATCCAAGACAGGCCTGTTATTGCTCAACCCATCATCACCCCGACTTTGCCCTTG AGAGAGGAGATGGGAAAGGAGTACGAGGAGGCTATTGAAGAACTTCAGAGACTCTTGAG GGAGAAGGGTGAGCTGAGGGCTACAGCAGCTGAGAAAGTTGAACAGATAACAGCTTCATTGGGAACATCATCTTCCGGTGGAATCGCTGCATCTGATGCAGCCTCTGAGAGGATCAAAGCTGGCTTCATTCACTTCAAGAAAGAGAAATATGA CAAGAACCCTGCTTTGTATGGTGAACTTGCCAAAGGACAAGCCCCCAag TTCATGGTGTTTGCTTGCTCTGATTCAAGAGTGTGTCCATCTCATGTGTTAGATTTCCAGCCCGGTGAGGCCTTTGTGGTCAGAAATGTTGCTAACATTGTCCCACCATATGACCAG ACAAAATACGCTGGAGCTGGTTCTGCTATTGAGTATGCAGTTCTGCATCTCAAG GTTTCCGAAATTGTGGTCATTGGACACAGTGCTTGTGGTGGTATTAAGGGACTCTTGTCTTTCCCATACGATGGAGCCTATTCAAC TGATTTTATTGAGGAGTGGGTCAAAATTGGCTTACCCGCCAAGACTAAGGTTAAGGCACAACATGGTGATGCACCTTTTGCAGAGCAGTGTTTTCACTGTGAGAAG gaAGCAGTGAATGTTTCACTTGGGAACCTTCTAACATACCCATTTGTGAGAGATGGATTGGTGAACAAGACACTGGCACTGAAAGGAGGATACTATGACTTTGTTA
- the LOC107642050 gene encoding uncharacterized protein LOC107642050, with protein MRKQEEEIEEYSLVCPSFSTYSSHKLAHIADQVTREHYSPPQNDTDLFPNDNHQDHLQNDDTNFEFIAFRKAADGVFFDRFNGPVFPVFNQDLAGTPPECGGGANGDEDGEGDRNSGAEDIRFSMEELLIGEEAENRRSNRDPPSSLSSSEVDDDLDGIPPGTYCVWTPNPVQASPSRCKKSNSTGSSSSSSSPAKRWKILDFLRRSKSDGKNTLVFLTPSASPSFSSSGFGSSKKEQKEKKEKKKKVEKKEANVKPKEECSGGSRNNESGGGGVAGKRSPAAVSAHEALYVRNREMRRVDKRRSYLPYRQDLVGFCATLNGMGRTFPSF; from the coding sequence ATGCggaaacaagaagaagaaatcgAGGAGTACTCTCTTGTGTGCCCAAGCTTCAGCACTTACTCTTCTCACAAACTCGCACACATAGCTGATCAAGTTACACGAGAGCACTACTCTCCTCCTCAAAACGACACCGATCTTTTCCCAAACGACAACCACCAAGACCATCTCCAAAACGACGACACCAATTTCGAGTTCATAGCGTTTCGAAAGGCCGCTGACGGCGTTTTCTTTGATCGCTTCAACGGTCCTGTTTTCCCGGTCTTCAACCAAGATCTCGCTGGAACTCCGCCGGAATGCGGCGGAGGAGCTAACGGCGACGAAGACGGCGAAGGTGATAGGAATTCTGGCGCGGAAGATATTCGATTTTCGATGGAGGAGTTGTTGATAGGCGAAGAGGCGGAGAATCGCCGGAGCAACCGCGATCCTCCGTCGTCGTTGTCTTCGTCGGAGGTGGACGACGATCTGGACGGAATTCCACCGGGAACGTACTGCGTGTGGACTCCGAATCCGGTACAGGCATCGCCGAGCAGATGCAAGAAGAGCAATTCGACAGGAtcttcgtcgtcgtcgtcgtcgccgGCTAAGAGGTGGAAGATTCTAGATTTTCTCCGGCGGAGCAAAAGCGACGGAAAGAACACATTGGTTTTCTTGACGCCGTCGGCATCGCCGTCATTCTCTTCGTCAGGGTTTGGTTCGTCCAAGAAGGAGCaaaaggagaagaaagaaaagaagaagaaagtagagAAGAAAGAAGCCAATGTGAAACCGAAAGAGGAGTGCAGCGGTGGAAGTCGCAACAATGAGAGCGGCGGCGGCGGAGTCGCCGGGAAAAGGTCGCCGGCGGCAGTGTCGGCACATGAGGCGTTGTATGTGAGGAACAGAGAGATGAGGAGAGTGGATAAGAGGAGGTCATATTTGCCGTACAGGCAAGACTTGGTTGGGTTCTGTGCTACTCTCAACGGCATGGGAAGGACCTTCCCTTCATTTTGA